A region of the Nocardia asteroides genome:
TGTGGCGGGCCGTCGAGCGCGACGTACTGCCATACCCGTTGCAGTACCGATCCACCGCCGAAACCGTCGCCGATTACGAGGCGGAGTGGAAATCCGAAGCCGCCGGGCTGCACCGTCGCCTCGACGAGTCCCTGTACAGCGCACTGCGTGTGCTGGCCGAACCCGAGGCGCGCATCGAGATGGCGGGCTTCAGCGGAAAGGACAAACTGCGCGTGCACGCGGCTGTGCACTATCGGCATGCTGTACTGCTGGTACAGGAACCCACCTCGTCTCCGGATTGCGGTGGGGCCGTGCACATGTCACTGATCGATGGGCAGGGCGTGAGCCGTCGGGTCATCGACCACCTGCCCGACGCCGCACCCGGCAGCGGACCCGGCATCGATATCTCGCGGCACGAACTCGACACCGAGGACGAGGAACCGTACCGCGTGGGCGCGCCCGCCCCGCCCCGCATCCGAGCCGAGCAGTTCTTCGAACGCCCCCGCACCACGATCGCCCACGTCGCGGTGTACGCGGGCCCGGCCTGGGACAACCGCCCGGCACCCGCCCGCGGCTTCCACGTGATGGACTATCCCGACGGCCGCTATCTCGTCCGCAGCGGACCCACCATCAAGGCAGTCCCCGCTGACACCACGGAAGTACGAACCCAACTCGACCGGGCCATACACGCAACAGTCGCGGCCTTCCGCGAGGAAAACGATCCCAGCTACACCTGACGCGTCGGAATCATGCCCGCGCAACCGGGATCGCCCGGGCCAAGAAGTCAGCCGGCACCAGCGCCGGAACTGCACCGGAGTCAGACCAGTGGACCTACTCCTGTCGCCGTGGTTTACCGGGTCAGCGTACTTCGAATTCGTCCTTGTACAGCCGGTTCGGCGGCGGTGCGGCACGCTCACCGACCTCGACGAGGTGATCACACGCGCGCAATACTTGCGGGCGGTAGCTCCCCTCGAAGGTCACCATCACCGATCCCCCGACGCCGTTGCGGCCGCGCGTCTGATTCGCCTCCCGGCCGACGTTGAAAACGCTCGCGAGATCGCGGCCGTCGTTGCCGACCGCAATGCTGCCGTCGTGGAAGAACTGGACGAACGTCCCGTTATCCGCGCCAACCGTCGCGGCGACAGTTCGACCGCCTTCCGGATCGAGCGAGATCTCGACGTCACACCGTTGCTGCCCTGCGGTCGGGCCAGGTATCGACAGAGCGCGGCCGATACCGAGGAAAACGGTTTCGCCGAGCGCGTTGTGGCGTTCACGCCCCTCGATAGTCCACAGATGCGTGGTCGACCAGACCTTCACCCGGCCGTCATCGAAGATCGACACTCGATCGCCCGCGTCGTTCCCGACCAAGTACTTGGCATTATTCGCTGTCACAGTGTTCCTCTCACGCGGGCAGCAGGTCCCGTCCGTCCCAGGTGAACCGCGCCGTCGTCACCGCGTCATCGCCGTCGCCGCCCACGATCTGATGAATTCCGATCCCACTCAGCTCCGCATACGTGCACCACTCATGATCCGAGGTCAGCATCAGGTCCAAATCCAATGCCGACAGCAGGGCGAAGATCTGCCCCCGGTTCACGGTGTCGACGCCGACGAACACCTCATCCAGCAGAATGATCCGCGGGGCCTGTGGCGCTGCGTGGTAGTGGGCCGCAACCGCGGCGAACAATGGCAGGTGCAGCGCGATGGCCTTTTCGCCGCCGGACAGCGCGCCGTGCAGTTTCTTGGTCAGCTCCTGGAAGCCATCGCCGTTGCCTCGATCGATCTTGACCACGAACCGGTGCCACGCCGTGTAGTCGAAGACCTGCGCGAGCTGCTGCTCCCAGCTGGTGGCTGTGTCGTCGGCCTTGGCCTCTTCGATGCGATCACGCAAGAAGCGATGCAAGGATTCACGGTCGGCATCGCTGAGCCGGACGGGATCTTTGAGTAGCAGGTCGCGAGCGGCCTTGGTACCGGTCGGAAGGTCTTTACCTACCTGCCAAACCAATTGAACCGCGAGGTTGGAGGCAGTACGCACGCGCTGAAGTCGCGCATTCATGTTGTCGACGAGATCGTTGGCCTGACGAATGCGGGCGGCGAGGTGACGGCGGGTATCGCCGGTCAACGTCTGGTCGAACAGCCGCCTTTCCTGTTCGGTGATCTCGTTCTTGCTCTGTTCGGCTTCCGTGCCGAGTATCCGCAGCAATTCCGCGCAGCCGACCCGGACGCCGTCGACCACAGCGGTGAATACTTGCACGTCGTCGTCGGTTTCCAGATCGAGGTCGGCGCGGGAGCTGAGCGCGGCGCGGCATTCGTGCACAGCTTCGTTGAGTCGGCGCACCGCGTCGTTCAGGTTGCTCGTGGCGTACGGGATGGTCGGCCAGGCCGCGGCGACGAACCGTGCCGCGTCGAGTGCGGCGCGAACGCCATCCGAAGCTGCCAACGTCTCGCGGAACGTCGACAGGTCGGGCAGGGAGCTGTCCGCTGGGAAGGTTCCGGCCGACAGCTGCCGGAAGCGCAGCGCGACACGATCTCGGGTCACGGTGGCAGCGTCCCGGGCAGCGGCATCCGAAGCGAGCTGGGCCGCGAGACCACCGACCTTCGTGGCGAGTTCGGTGAGTGTGATGCCGTCGCGTTCGAGGTCACCCCCGCGCTCCTCCTTGCGGATCCGCAGAGCTTCGATTTCGGCCAGGACTTCCCGGTAGTCGCGGCCGACTGACTCCTCGATGGCATCGAGTTCGGTCGCCAGCCGCTGATGCTCGGCGATCGCCTCGGCGGCGTCGTCGGCTCGTTCCGCGGCATCGGCGGCGGACCCCTCGGCGCGGTCGGCGCGGTCAGCGGTGGCGGCCCGTGCCTGCCGCAAGTCGCGGCAAGCGTCGAGCCACACGTCGGCTTGACCCGCGAAATCATCGAT
Encoded here:
- a CDS encoding ESX secretion-associated protein EspG, whose translation is MSRRDWSFTALGFTVLWRAVERDVLPYPLQYRSTAETVADYEAEWKSEAAGLHRRLDESLYSALRVLAEPEARIEMAGFSGKDKLRVHAAVHYRHAVLLVQEPTSSPDCGGAVHMSLIDGQGVSRRVIDHLPDAAPGSGPGIDISRHELDTEDEEPYRVGAPAPPRIRAEQFFERPRTTIAHVAVYAGPAWDNRPAPARGFHVMDYPDGRYLVRSGPTIKAVPADTTEVRTQLDRAIHATVAAFREENDPSYT